One stretch of Dissulfurimicrobium hydrothermale DNA includes these proteins:
- a CDS encoding ComF family protein, whose protein sequence is MLTKIALAALNILDEIFFPCLCAACGARLENAYQGGLCADCLSKIKKIEHPLCTICGMPFVSLSGEDHICGACLKNPPIFKAARAIFEYDGPIRILIKKIKFHDDRYALKTICNLTKRYLEAWPSGLSNPTLLIPVPLHISRLRERGFNQALDLAKGIFPDLPIYTGLISRNKKTLSQTGLDAQKRIKNVRDAFCARNTADPSPEAVTIIDDIFTTGSTVNACALALKKAGTKHIDVFTVARTVKKHSTF, encoded by the coding sequence ATGCTGACAAAGATTGCGCTGGCGGCGTTAAACATCCTGGATGAGATATTTTTCCCATGCCTTTGCGCCGCATGCGGCGCAAGGCTTGAAAATGCCTACCAAGGAGGGCTCTGCGCAGATTGCCTCTCAAAGATCAAAAAAATCGAGCATCCACTATGTACTATATGCGGCATGCCTTTTGTTTCGCTAAGCGGCGAAGACCATATCTGCGGCGCATGCCTCAAAAATCCACCTATCTTTAAGGCAGCCAGGGCCATCTTTGAATATGATGGCCCTATACGCATTTTGATAAAAAAAATCAAATTTCACGACGACAGATACGCCCTGAAAACCATTTGCAATCTGACGAAAAGATATCTAGAGGCATGGCCTTCGGGATTATCCAATCCAACACTCCTGATACCAGTCCCGCTGCACATCTCAAGGCTGAGAGAAAGGGGTTTCAACCAGGCCCTTGATCTGGCAAAGGGGATATTCCCCGATCTTCCAATATACACAGGGCTTATCTCAAGAAACAAAAAGACGCTCTCTCAAACAGGGCTTGACGCACAAAAGCGTATAAAAAACGTAAGGGATGCATTTTGCGCAAGAAATACTGCAGATCCGTCGCCTGAAGCTGTAACAATAATAGACGACATATTCACAACAGGCTCAACAGTAAATGCCTGTGCACTGGCTCTCAAAAAGGCTGGCACAAAACACATTGATGTATTTACAGTGGCACGGACTGTAAAAAAACACTCGACCTTCTAG
- the icd gene encoding isocitrate dehydrogenase (NADP(+)), whose protein sequence is MPAKQKITITERGLDTPDFPVIPYIEGDGVGPDIWKATNRVLNAAVERAYNGKRKIEWREVLAGEKAFNETGKWLPDETLDIIKEHVVAIKGPLTTPVGKGIRSLNVTLRQELDLYACVRPVRYFKGTPSPVKRPEDIDMVIFRENTEDVYAGIEWEEGSSEAQKIITFLKKEMGKTVRPDSGIGIKPISRFCTYRLMRKAIQYAISNKRDSVTLVHKGNIMKFTEGAFRNWGYELARREFPDVIITEQDLHDNYGGDIPDGKIVVKDRIADAMFQQILLRPREYSVLVTPNLNGDYISDALAAQVGGLGMAPGANIGDGFAVFEATHGTAPKYAGLDKVNPGSLILSGAMMLEYIGWREAGGLILGAIEAAIGKKRVTYDLARQIDGAKEVKCSEFADCIIEAM, encoded by the coding sequence ATGCCAGCAAAACAAAAGATAACTATAACTGAAAGGGGCCTGGACACGCCGGACTTCCCGGTGATCCCATATATTGAAGGAGATGGAGTTGGCCCTGATATATGGAAGGCGACTAATAGGGTGTTGAATGCCGCAGTGGAAAGGGCCTATAACGGCAAAAGGAAGATTGAATGGAGAGAGGTCTTGGCCGGCGAAAAGGCCTTTAATGAAACCGGCAAATGGTTGCCTGACGAGACCCTTGATATCATAAAAGAACATGTTGTAGCTATCAAGGGTCCCCTCACGACCCCTGTCGGCAAAGGGATAAGAAGCCTCAATGTCACATTGAGGCAAGAGCTCGATCTCTATGCCTGTGTACGTCCAGTCAGATACTTCAAGGGCACACCAAGCCCTGTTAAGAGGCCTGAAGACATAGATATGGTGATCTTCAGGGAAAACACCGAAGATGTCTATGCAGGCATCGAGTGGGAAGAGGGATCGAGCGAGGCCCAAAAGATCATAACATTCCTTAAAAAGGAAATGGGAAAGACTGTGCGGCCGGATTCCGGCATAGGCATAAAGCCCATCAGCAGATTTTGTACATACAGACTCATGAGAAAGGCCATTCAATATGCCATTTCCAACAAAAGAGACAGTGTCACACTAGTGCATAAGGGGAATATTATGAAATTCACCGAAGGGGCATTTAGAAATTGGGGCTATGAACTTGCCCGGAGGGAATTCCCTGATGTGATCATTACCGAACAAGATCTGCACGATAACTACGGTGGGGATATCCCTGACGGTAAGATCGTCGTCAAAGACCGCATTGCCGACGCGATGTTCCAACAAATACTTCTGAGGCCTAGGGAATACAGCGTGCTCGTGACCCCAAACCTTAACGGCGACTACATCTCCGACGCCCTCGCTGCACAGGTAGGCGGTCTGGGGATGGCGCCAGGCGCAAATATCGGGGACGGCTTTGCAGTCTTCGAGGCCACACACGGAACTGCACCTAAATATGCCGGCCTAGATAAAGTAAACCCCGGATCCCTGATCCTATCAGGCGCCATGATGCTCGAATACATAGGCTGGAGAGAGGCAGGCGGTTTGATCCTTGGCGCAATCGAGGCCGCCATCGGCAAAAAAAGGGTCACATATGACCTTGCAAGACAAATCGATGGCGCAAAAGAGGTTAAATGCTCTGAATTCGCCGATTGCATCATTGAAGCAATGTAA